CAGTTCCGCCCATCATAGGCTGAATAACTTCTGCAACAGGTTCTGTGAGTGCTTCTGGTTCAGCAGGTAGCCCTCCCATTTCAGAGACGGTAGGAGGGAGAGTCCCAACTTGATCCAGAAGGCCACGGATCGATGCGGGTAGCCCTTGGTCGATGAGCTGGAGGGGTTTGCGTCGATACTGTTTCATCTTGACTGTCCTCTACTTGCTACTCAAAACCAGCGGTCCTACAGATTGCGGCTAATCATATAGTGAATCAATTTGGGGATAAACGCTTTCTCTTCAGAGTCGGGGGCATCGCCATAGGCCACTGAGAATTCTGCTAAGGCTGCTTCGGCAAACTGATGGGCGACTGCGATCGCATAGGCAATACTGCCATAATCCTGCATTCGTTGAATCACCCAGCTCACCTCATCTTCAGACCGTTCATCTCGAGGCTTGTCCATAAAGAATTGCAACATATTTCGCTCCGAAGGGGTGCCCTGTTTAAATAGGTGCACTAACATCAACGTTCGCTTCCCCTCCCAAATATCGCCACCAATTTCTTTGCCATACCGTTGAGAATCCCCCACCAAATTAAGCACATCATCCTGAATCTGAAAGGCAGCCCCCATAAAGTATCCAAATTTATTGAACCGATCGAGGTCTAGGGTGTCCTTGGAGGCAATCAAGCCGCCAATCCGGCAGGGATGCATAAAGCTATACCAACAGGTTTTGTTCAAAATCATCTGCAGGTAGTCGGTCTCAGTGACATCACAGCGATTGTCCCGTACCCAGCCCAGTTCTGAAGCTTGCCCCTCCAGGGATTTCAACATCAAATGCTCAAATTCTTCATAGATCCGTTGGGTCAGTTGATGGCCCAGCAAGGGGATATTCTCCCGTACCAATCTCAGGCTTAAGGCATTCATGGCATCGCCAATATTAACGGCGATGGGCACCCCCTGCTCAGCCTGCATGGTGGGCATCCGATGACGACATTCACTGTTATCTTCCACATCATCATGAACTAGGAAAGCATTGTGAATCATTTCTAAGGCAACGGCTGATTTGAGAGACTGTTCTTCAGTTCCCCCAAAGGCCTGACAGGTCGCCATACACAAGGCGGGTCGCAATCCCTTACCCATATGAGAGAGATGTCTTTTTAACGGCTCATACAGATAGCGTTGGGGTTCTCCCGTCGGAATCACAGCCAACAAAGCGGCCAAAGTCACGTCTCGGTAATGACCGAGATGGACCTGAAGGGTCTCTAGATCCTGAGGGGCAAGGGCAGCTAGGGGCACAAGGCACCTCTTAACGGGTAGGGAATGAGACTATTCATCACTCAGGAATGATGCGGACTTTTCCAGAGCGCGGCTGAGCAGGAGAGGGTTGGGGGTGTTCTGATAATGTTTGGAGAGTAGCTAAGTTAGGGATTGTTTCAGGCATAGTTTGGGACTCGGCCATCCGCACCACAATATCTAACACCGACTTTTGCACCACTTCCATCAGCTCTTGCCGCAATTCAACGTTGTCAAATCCTTGAGTGCCGACTGCATAAAGGGGGTTACCTAATTTTTCTAGGGGCTGATCAATGGTGACTCCTAACAACTGTTCTAGAATGCGGCCTCCTTGGTGGGCCAGTCTGAGAACCGATAACCCCCATCGCACCAAACTGTCATCCCAGGGTAAGCCCTGATGAAATCGAATGCGATCGATCACTCGCCAAGGTTCAAAAATTTCTTGCTCATGCAGTTTCCAAGTCTTGCACGGGGGAACATCTGCTTTTGCAGCAGCAATAATGCCATTGACAGCCCGACGGGCCGCTTCATTGGCTCCTTCCATCGTCGCTAGATCCGTATAGGTGCGGACGTAATCAGAAGCGAGAAACAGATTGGGAATATCCGTCACGGCATCAGGGCGCTTCGACCAAGTATTAATTAAATTGACTAGGAGTGGTTCTTCATTCGTGTCTCCTTCCCCTTCTACGAGATAAATGGCGGGATCCAAAAACCAATGGTCTAAAAATTCGTCTTTGAGAATTTCTTGACCGTGGATATTGATACTCTTTTTGAGTTGTGCCCAGACCTCATTTTTGACTTCTTCCCGGGTACATTCCTTGGCAGTTTTACCGTTGAGACCTGGTTCATCCCACTCGGAGATATCAACAGAGATGATGCCTTTAATTCGGCCATCCGCATACTGATTAAAATCAACCCCAGGCCAGAACTGTCGTTGGGAAATGGACGTGAGCGCCCAGGGAGAATCCACATAAATCGCATGACCATGGGACAGGGGCACATCCTCTGTTAAATACAGTTGGATGCCATTCATCCAGGACACCCCGCCTTCACTGAGCTGATGGAGCTTGCCTAATTCTGGATCCGCCGTTTTAATACTGTCGGTAACCAGCTCCGCCATGCGTTCGATCGGGACTGCAGCAATGTAATAGTCCCCTTGGGCCTGAAAGGTTTGTCCCTCTGTTTCAATCGTGACCCCCTGAATCAGGCCATTTACACAGTCAATGGCTAAGACCTTGGCCTCCAGATGATATTGCACCCCTTGTTGAATTAAGTAGGCCAGCCAAGGATTGATCCAGGCATCGTTGGTGGGTGCATTGAGCACGCGATCGCTACTCGGTCCCGGCTCTACTAAATCAAACAGGAGCTGGACAAAAATATCACCAATCGTTTTGGTACTCGCCAGGTGGGCTTTTGCTGCGACCAAGGAGCGAGTAATGCCATGACCAAAAATTTTCTGATAGGCCGGGGAACGATGGTCTGCTTCTACAAACTCCCACCAGTCTTCTTTCTCATACTCCGCTAAGCGCCGTTCTTCACAGGAGGTAATGATTTGCCAGACCTTGGTGCCGAAAAACGCAATTTCTTCGGGAGAAACTCCAAAGTCAGGTCCAAAGATGGTTGGAAACTCATTGAGAATTTCCTGGACATCTGAAAAGGTGCGAGGAGAGCGGGATGGAAACACAATGGGACGCTGACCATAGCGAGCCATTTCGACCCGCGTAGTATCGACCAAATTATCGGCAACGGTTTTGTCTTTCCCGTAAGGAATCCGCGCCATTGTATCGACAATATGCTTGTAGAAGCGGGGGAAAAATCGGAAGCCATGTTCCCCAGGTAGTGGCTTCCGAGGGCCATTGGGTCCCATGCCCCCTGTATTGGGCACAGGAATACTGCGGGCCTTACCCCCCGGAATCTTCTTGGCTTCGTATACTTCTACGGCAAACCCTCGTTCAATCAGCTCATGGGCGGCACTCAGTCCGGCAACGCCGCCACCAAGGATCACAACCTTCTTTTGCATGATGTTTCCTGTCTAGCTATGAGGGAGGATGGGGATCAAAATTTGGGCTTAGGACAAAGAAAAGGCACTCACGGCACCTTCTTCCTTCACTCTCAGCACAAATTTCTCATAGACTCGGAACAGATATCTCGCCTCGTTATTGACATTTAAAAATTGCACGGTGGGGGAAGTGGCCACGACTAAATCAATGGGATCACCCGCTAAAGAAACGACCACAACTTGATAATCTTGTAATGTACTGGAACGTAAGAGCTGTGTACCTAACAAAGGCTCAATGCGATCTTTGGGTAGCACAAGAGAGTCATTTGGGGTATTTGCCTCAACAAACGCACCTTGACCTAGGATGCAAGCAAACGGACCCAGATGCCCACTTGACTCAAGGTTTGCGATCGCACCCGCAATATTAATAACAAGCCGCTCACCCGTAGAACCCGAAATTGGATCATATGACGATCTATCCACAAGCCCATCTGCTTGTTGACCGCCCTTCACTCTACACAAAATGGGGCTTCTAGCAACCTTCAATTGTTGATTGGTTGGGTCAGCCTGAGGTAGGCCATTAAAAATGATTGCATCTTCTGAACGTGCTAATAAATTAGCTGCTCGCCGAAATACAGAAATTGCACCGATTAAATTCTCTTCAGCTAGCTGACGCTGTTTCAGCTCAATGTAAACAGACAACGTCCAAAGCCTTAGCGTATCAATATCGTCAACTTTAATAGGATCTAGTACTAGATCCTCGGATATGGGATCTTCTTCAGGTTCAACTTCAATTAGTGTTTGGCTGCGAACCACAGTGGCACTTTGTTCAAGGGGACCGCAACAAGCTAGAAATGATCCCGCAACACTAACCTTACTCACCTCATCAGCAACAAGCTGTTGTATCTGATTCCACTGCTCAGAAGTCCAGTCAATTTGAGAGCTCATAGGGGCTGAATATCCTATATATCGAAAGATAAGCTAACTGCTTGCACAACACAGTTATTAGTAGAAAACCCAGTGCAGAAAATCAGATCATATAAACAAAATGGAATTGCCAAAAGTTTACAACAAACTAGAGGGCATACAAATCATAAATTACGAGTAAATCTGACATTTGCACTTCCCCAATTCCGATGCACTGGAGTCGATTTAGCCATTTATACTTTGGATGCTCAGTTAAGAATCGAGGGGTTACTCTCAGTGGAGGGGCATTGAGCCATTGTTGCTTAAGGAAATTTTGATATCCCTTTTGTCCTAATTCAAAAACCCCTGAATATCTTGTTTGAATCAGGGCTCCATCAACCGTTTGAAGTGTGGCATAAGCCCCTACAATACCGATTCCATCATGACGAATAGTCATATGGTCTCCCCCTTGTGGACCAAAAATGGCATTTAACTTTGGACCATTCACCTGTCCTGCCTTGATGGACCAGTTGACCTTCAAGCCCTCCGGAGTTTCTCCAATAATTTCAGGAGGCTCTTGTAACTGAACTTGCACAGTAGCAAGATAATTTAAATTACATGGGAATCGATGAAACTGCGATGACTTACTGGTTGGAGTTTTTGATGTGGATTGAGGAGTAGTTAATGACGATGGCAAATCATTGATAACAAAGGAGGAAGGAAATTGCTGCGTGTTGCAAACATTGGGTACTTGCCGTCCTGCACAAGATAGGGTTACCAAATACTCTACTTTTTGGGGTTCCAATAATGACAGGAAATGAACTGAGAAGTATTGCTTTGCAGCGACATAATCAGAGTGGCGAAGTACACCAGCAGTGGATTGAACCAGTCTATTTTTATTTGAACGATAATAGACGGTAACCTTATTTGCCGGATGTAGTGGATAAACCCCAACTGTAATAGAGATGCCTTGCCTAGTTGCTATAAAGCTCTCAGATGCTGGAGCATCCTCCGTTCCATACCAAAGCTTTAACCCATCCTGGCAAACTTCCATGAGAACCTATCATCCCTCTAAAGAGACAGAGCTTTCTAATTCATCTAGAAAAATACGGACTTGACTAAGGTCAGGCGTACCCAAGCTTTCCGTAAACCGATTATAAATTTCGGAGGTACATTCCCGAGCTGCGTTCACGCTACCCTGGGAAAGCCAAAAACGACCTAGGCCAAGAACAGCTCTAAGTTCCAACATGATCGAATTTTGTTTACGGGCAAGGGATGTGGCTTTTTTAAAGCAGTCTTTCACGATGCTGACATCAGAAGCCTTGAGTATGGGTTGAGTTTGACTGAATTGTTGCCATAAAAACTCAGCTTTCAAACGATATAACTCAGGCTCCATATGATGCTCATTCCGAGTTGTCGCCTCTTGAATTCCTGCTTCTAATGCTTGAAAGGCTTCCTCAAAACGCTCAGACAACCAATAAACCTCCGCCAACATCCCCATAACTTGTGGAAAAATAACTGAAGTTCCAGTGTTCTTAAATAACTCCAACCCTTCGATCATTTCCTGCAGACCATCTTGAGTTTTCCCTTGCCAAGCAATTGACCATCCATGAAAGAGCATCGCCACAGGAATCCACAATAGAAACCCTTCTGTGCGGGAGATATCCAGTAATTCTGCTGATTTTTCTTCAACTAAGGGCAAGTTACGAGTCAGATGATACTGATGCAAGCTAGCACCTAAGGCATAAGCTTTATTGGGAAGGTGGTTCAGGTTTTGGGCAAGTTCCATAGCAGTTTCTACCTGTTTGGGCAACTCATCTGGATAGCCCAACATCCAAAGGCTGCCTGCCAGAAACATGTGTATACATACTGCGGAAGAAAGCTGGGTTTCAAATACTAAATGTTGCTCTGCTTCAAACTCAAATCTGGTTAACCCTTCATTAGCGACCTCTCTGGCATCAACATATTCACCCCGATAAAACTGGGTATAGCCCACTGCATGGCAAGCCATCTCATGCATGATCGGTTGATCAGCGAGTTGAGCTCTCTGCCATACTTCTCCTCCAGCCTCAAGGGCTTCATCCATTTGGCCACGGAGAAAGTAATTCGTCCACAGTCCCCATAAAGCCTTAGATTGACTTTGCTGGTCTTCAGTTTTTAGGCTGAGTACCTTTGCGCGAAGACAGGTTTGTTCAACTTCTACAGACGCCCAACCTTTAATCGCCATAAAGGCGGGAGCAAGGCAAAGCTGTATCTTCAGTTCCAATCCATCTCGTTCGTTGTTATCAGAAAGACCGTCAAGTAATTCAAGCCCTCGTATCAGATGTGCGATCGCTTCCGAATTCGCGGCTTGCTCTAAATCTCGTTGTCCAGCCTGTAACCAATATTGGATGGCAATATGCAGAAGCCCCGCTTCCGTGAAGTGATAGGCCAACAGCTCTGGGCGAATTGTTCCTTGATCATCCCTGCGTCGCTCCAGGGTATAGGCAATGCGCTGATGGTAAGCTTGCCGACGTATTTTCACTAAAGATTGGTAAGCCGCATCCTGGATCAGTGCATGTTTAAATTGATACTTAGCAAAAGGGGGAGACCCTTCTTGATAGAGGAGTCCCGATTCAACCAGTTGATTCAGACCATTGCGTAGAGTGGCTTGATTCCACTGAGACACCTCTTCTAACAATTCATAGTCAAATTCACGTCCTAAGGTCGAGCCGAGTTGAGCCACTTCCTTCACAACAGACAGACGATCCAGGCGCTCAATCAAAGAGTCATGCAACGTTGTCGGAATTGCCAGCGCGACATTGTCATCACTAGAACGGTTTAAGGCAGGGCTTTCATTAACATCTGCTTCTAGAACCGTTTTCGTCAATTCCTCCACAAATAGGGGAATGCCATCTGTTTTCTGCACAATTTGTTGGACAAGGGACTGGGGCAGGGATTTCTCCTGAGCCGTTTGCTCAACCATCACCTGAATTTCTTCCCGTCCTAGGCTATCGAGCTTCAAAGAGTGAAGGTGAGGATAAGTATGCCAAGACGACGTAAATTCAGGACGACAGGTTAATAAAATGAGTAAGCGATGATCTCGAATATGATCCAAAAAATAAGTAATGGCATCGAGGGTCGAAGCATCCATCCAATGGAGATCTTCAATCACCAGTAAGACAGGCTGTTGCTTCGCTAACGCCAAACAAACTGCTGTCATTGCCTCAATTGTTTGTTGTTTTTGCCGCTCAGGGGTCAAGTTTAACGGCGGATACTGTTCTTCAAAGGGAACGGCCAGTAAACTTGCAAATAAAGGGGCATATTCTCCTTGAGGCAAGGAACATTGCCCCATGAATTGTTCAATTTTTTCTAATTTCTCAGCAGATGTATCATCCTGAGAAAAGTTAAATGTAGCTTGCTTTAAAAATTCAGTAATGGGGTAGAAGGCACTATTACGATAGTACGGTGAACCTTGAATCTCAGTGAGCCATACGTCTTGGTTTTGAGCAACATTTTTTTTGATCTCCCAAACTAACCTAGACTTTCCCATCCCTGCTTCTCCTTGCAGCAGAACCGCACGGGTATGACCAGCAATAGATTCTTGCCACCGTTCAGACAACAGTGCTGTTTCAGCAACTCGATTAACAAAAGGAGTTAACCCCGACTTTTCAGCAACAGCAAACCTGCTTTTGGCTTTACTTTCCTTAAGAACCTGAAAAATCACGATGGGATCTGAAATCCCTTTCAGTTTTTGTTGTTCCAATTGCTGGCATTCAAAAAACCCTTTCACTAGACGTTGGGTTGCAGCACTAATGATGACTGTATTGGGTTGGGCCAGGGACTGTAAGCGAGCCGCTATGTTGGGTGTTGCCCCCACAATGGCCATGGGATCAGGTGCATTCTTCACCCCCATTTCGCCAATCACAACCAATCCAGTGTGAATTCCAATACGGACCGAAAGACGCTCTCCCCACTTTTTCATGATTTTGGGATTGAGTCTTTGCAGGGATTCTAATATCCGTAGACCACTGCTAACGGCTCTCCTGGCATCATCTTCATGGGCCCGAGGGTAGCCAAAATAGATTAGGACCCCATCGCCTAAGTACCGGGCGATGTATCCTTCAGCATTCGAAATTGCCTTAGCACAGAGTTCCTGATAGGCCAAAAAAACATCCCGGAGATCTTCAGGATCAAGTCTTTCTGCTAAAGGCGACGACTCTACCAAATCGCAAAACATCACGGTTAATTGCCGTCGTTCTGTTTCCCGACTCCACCCATCCTCAGATGGAGTATTTATATTTGTTTTCAGCTTGTGAGTATGATTTTTATGTAAGGAAATTTGATGAGCTTCTAGAGTCTGAGCGACCAGTACTTCTTGATTGCGATCAACTGCAATTTTTAGAACATCGATAATCTCATATTTTATGTCTTCTAAATATTGCTCATCAATGCCAAATTGTCGCTTAATCGCTCTGTAAGAAACTTGACCTCGACGATGCAAAATCTCAATTATTTGTTCTAGAATCTCTTCAAAACTCATTTCAAGTCGCGGCTCTCTTGCTGAGAGAAAGTATTTAAGCTCAAAAAGTTACAATATTTCTCCAAATTTGAGGTCAGTGTCTAGTCAAAGAGATTGAGATTTTAGCCGTAGTTAGATCGCCCTATAATCCCAGCATAACGCACCCACGACACAAAGAGCATAGAAGCTATGCAGGGAGGACAATAGAGTGAGATTTAGGCAAAGACGATTGCAGGGGGTTTCTCAATAACCGATACCTTGCTTAAAGGTCTTAAGGTTCTTAATATTAGACAGTCTATTAACTTAGATGAATTAGCTGGTATTCATGCCGTAGAAACCACATGCTGGGTCACTATATTCTAATATCATCAACCTCTTGCGAATACCCAGATCAATATAACCATTTGTAACAGCTGACCTTTGATATTCATCTCTTCAACCCTTTCTATCAAACCTAGAATAGAAAGACTTCAAAGTGTAGCCCTAGTGCCGTAACTCTCTTCACCAAAAAACAGGGTAACTTTCGGGCTGAAGACGAGCGGTCACAGTAGAAAGCTGAAATCAACATTCTCTGAAGAAGCGCTTGGACTATATTGAGGTTCTCTGGGAGATTGATAGCAATCCCCTTAAGATATAGAGAGTTTCAGAATCAGGTAGAGTACTTCTGGTCCTAATCGTCTAACAAAATCCTTCTACAGGCTCATAGAGAGGATATCTAGTCTATAAGATAGATTTTGCCCCCTTATCAAGGAACAACAAAAGTTCAACCCACCGTTTAATCATTCAAAGGAAACTGACAGAGTAATTATGGCCAGAAATGGGATTGGTATCAATACAGCCCAAGATCGCTCAGAACGGATTGTTGGCCAAATTCATGTTTATGACGGAGCTGGCAAAGGCAAATCACAAGCAGCATTAGGCGTTGTACTGCGTTCAATTGGCTTAGGTATTGCGTCTGCATTTCCGACCCGTGTTCTGCTACTACGGTTTTTAAAAGGTCCTGGCCGCCCCTATGCCGAAGATGCTGCCATTGAAGCTCTGCAGCGTGCCTTTCCCCACTTAATTGATCAGGTGCGAACGGGAAGAGCTGAGTTCTTTGGGGCGGACGATATCACCAAGTTTGACCGCCAAGAAGCCCAACGAGGATGGGACATTGCCAAAGGTGCAATCGCATCAGGGCTCTACTCCGTTGTTGTTCTGGATGAACTCAACCCAGTCTTGGATTTGGGCCTCTTAGACATAAATGACGTGGTCCAATCTCTGCGCAAAAAGCCGGACCATTTGGAGGTTATCTCCACCGGTAGAGGGACGCCCCAAGGCCTGCTCAATATTGCCGATCTCCACTCCGAGATGAAGCCCCATTCCCATGAAGGCACCCGCCAAGGGATTGAAGGGATTGAAATTTATACCGGCTCAGGTAAAGGTAAATCCACCAGTGCTCTAGGCAAGGCCCTTCAGGCGATTGGGCGTGGCATTAGCCAGGATCAATCTCATCGTGTCCTGATTATGCAGTGGCTCAAAGGTGGCCTCGGATATACGGAAGATGCTGCCATTTCCGCCATGCAGCAAAGTTATCCCAATCTAGTGGATCATCAGCGTTGTGGCCGAGATGCCATTGTTTGGCGAGGTCAACAACAAGAGATTGATTATGTAGAAGCAGAGCGGGGTTGGGAAATTGCCCGAGCTGCGATCGCATCGGGTCTCTACAAAACCATCATCTTAGATGAACTCAATCCCACGGTTGATTTGGAACTTCTGCCAGAAGAACCAATCATGCAGGCTTTTTTACGCAAACCTCGTGATACAGAAATCATCATCACAGGGCGCTGTCAGAACCCTCCTGCCTATTTTGAATTGGCGAGTACCCATTCAGAGATGGTTTGTCATAAACACTATGCAGAAAAAGGAGTTGATCTCAAACGCGGTGTAGACTTTTAACGAATCTGTTGCAGTTTGCTCATAGATGCCCAGACCCTACGTTTGACATTTATGATGGGGGCAGATTCTTATTCCTAAACTGAAGAATTGACTGCTGCAATCTGCAAAGAAATCCCAACCTTTTATCCATGAGTCTGCCGTTATCCGCAATGAACTTAGAGAAGCACAACCAACGGATGCAGTTGTTAGCAGATGTTACCTACAAGATTAGGCAATCCCTGGATCTACATGAAATTCTGCAAACCACCGTCACTGAAGTGCGGCAACTGCTAGATGCGGATCGGGTTGTCATGTTTCAGATCCATCCCGATGGGGCGGGAACCGTGGTGCAAGAAGCAGTATTACCGGGTTGGTCGAAATCGATTAACCAAAATATTGTGGATACCTGTTTTGGCACGAACTTTATTGAGTCTTATCGTAATGGCCGCGTTTCCGTCATCAACAATATAGAAGAAGCCCCCATTACCCCTTGCCATGCTGATCTACTGCGGCAATTTGAAGTTAAGGCCAATCTTGTTATCCCGATCATTAGCCAAGGGCAGCTTTGGGGGCTACTGATTGCCCATCAATGCTCGGCCCCTCGAGTCTGGCAAGACTTTGAAGTGGACTTGCTTAAGCAACTAGCGGATCAAGCGGGCATCGCTCTAGCCCAAGCCAAACTGTTGGCCGATCTGAACCAAGCTCATCAACAGCTCAGGTTTCATGTGGAAAATTCTCCCCTTGCTGTGATTGAGTGGGATCATGCCTGTCGGATTCAACGGTGGTCGGCCCAGGCAGAACGCATTTTTGGTTGGTCGGCAGAAGAGGTCACGGGGCGGGGGCCTGATCACTGGTTTATTCATACGGACGATCTCCATCTTTTTCGAGAGCATGTTTTAAACCTGACAGGACATCCCTTCCCGAACTACTCGAATCCAGACATGGAACGGCTGACCCGAAATTATACAAAAACAGGCGACCTGATTGATTGTGAGTGGTACAGCTCCGCTCTGTTTGATGGAGAGGGAAACTTGGTGTCTATCCTGTCCATGGCCCAAGACGTCAGTGCTCGCCAGCAAGCAGAAGTGGCATTACAACAACTCAATCGGGAGTTGGAAATGCGAGTTGAGCAACGAACAGCAGCCTTGCAAGAAAGTGAACAGCGATTCCGGTCTTTGTTTGAAGCTGCACCCGATTTTATCTATGTTTTGGATACGCAAGGGGTAATTCAACATGTCAACCCCGTAGTGATTGAGCGCTCAGGTTACCGGAGATCCGAGCTAGAAGGTCACCCCTTTGTCAATTTGTTTGCCCCTAAATCCCAGGTTCTTTGCCAGCAGCAATTTTCAGATTTACTAGTCTTAGGGAGTCACCGCCAAGAACTGGAGTTCATGGGCAAAAACGGAGCCATTCTGACGGTAGATTGCTCATTTAAGGTTGTTAAAGATCCACTGGGACAAAAGTCTATTTTGGTAGTACAGCGCGATATTAGCGATCGCAAAGCGCTAGAGCGCATTAAAGACGAATTTATTTCTGTAGTCAGTCACGAATTACGCACGCCTCTAACTTCAATCCACGGATCGATCAAACTACTGGCCACAGGTCAATTGGGTGATTTATCAGATGATGGTCAGCAAATGCTCGATATTGCGGATCAAAATACCGATCGCCTCGTCCGCCTAGTCAGTGATGTGTTGGACCTGCAGCGGATCGAATCAGGGCAAGCCAAGATTTATAAGCAGCTTTGCGATGCAGCGGATTTAATGACCCATGCTACTGACGCAATGCGCAGTATGGCGTACCACCATAATGTCACCTTAAAAAGCACACCCCTCCTAACCATGGTTTGGGCCAATCCAGATTACATGGTGCAAACTCTAACTAATTTACTCAGCAATGCCATTAAGTTTTCCCAGCCCGGTGGAACGGTTGAGTTAGCAGCTGAGCTGCGAATTGAAGAGCGTCGAGCCAAAGGGAGTCCCTCTCCGCCAGAGGGGCAGGACACCCACTTTCCCATCACTATTAAACACACCGAACTGTGGTTTCAAGTAATTGACCAGGGCCAAGGCATTCCTGCTGATAAACTGGAAAGCGTTTTTGAGCGCTTCCAGCAAGTAGATGCTTCAGATGCTCGAGAAAAAGGCGGTACCGGTCTTGGTTTAGCAATCTGCCGCAAAATTGTCGAGCAACATGGTGGCAAAATCTGGGCCGAAAGTGTTTTGGGCCAAGGAAGCTGCTTTTTTGTTGCCTTGCCGATGTCTTGCTGGTTAGTAGAAAAAGCTGAGGTCAGTTAATCGTTGGTCTTCATCCCCCATACTTAGTCCTAATCTATGGCAGAAAAACGCATCCTGATTATTGATGATGAGCAAGCAATTCAAGCTGTAGCCAGCCTCAGTTTAAAGATGGAAGCTGGCTGGAAGGTCATCACCGCCAATTCAGGGGCTGAAGGTATCGCCATTGCCGTCAAGGAGCAACCCGATACTATTTTGCTGGATGTGATGATGCCGATATTGGATGGCATAGAAACCTTCAAACAGCTACAACAAAGTTCTTTAACCCGTAATATCCCGGTTATTTTATTAACGGCTAAAGCTCAAGCAGCGGAACAGCAGCAATTTAAGAGTTTAGGGGTTGCTGGGGTGATTACGAAGCCCTTTAATTCGCTGACCCTAGCTAGCCAAATTGCTAAGGTATTGGGGTGGTCTATTTAGCTCGCTGATTGGCCAAAGGCAGAGTGCTAACCAGAGGAATGAGATTGATATGCAAGCCTTTCCTGGGCTAAATCTCGAATTAAAGGCAATCTAGCGCTGATATAGGCGTTTAAGTCACTAGCATCGACCATTTTTAGGAACTCTTCCCGACGAAGCTGTCGAGACAACCAGTTCACCAAAGCATCATTGTCTAGGGTCAATAAAATATTGGTTTGTGTCTCTTCAATTAATGACCAAAATTTACGGATTGCTTCAGGAGACATGAACCCGGCCTTTAAGATTCTCTTTATATTCATCAGGTTACATGAGAAATTTTGAGGTGAGAGGGATCTGGCGGAAGAAAACATAAAAGTTACATTATGCTCATGAAATAAATTGACTTTCATGTGCAAGCGTAGAGAAATATAAATACTGCTTTTATAGATAAAACTCTGAAAACCCTGCTAAGTATAGGTTTTTTCAATACTTAACCTAATCTTCATTGCGAGTTATTAACAGTAAAATCTCTATCATGAGCGCTATGCAATTTAACAATTCAGGTCGTCCAGATGTT
The Acaryochloris marina S15 genome window above contains:
- a CDS encoding adenylate/guanylate cyclase domain-containing protein: MSFEEILEQIIEILHRRGQVSYRAIKRQFGIDEQYLEDIKYEIIDVLKIAVDRNQEVLVAQTLEAHQISLHKNHTHKLKTNINTPSEDGWSRETERRQLTVMFCDLVESSPLAERLDPEDLRDVFLAYQELCAKAISNAEGYIARYLGDGVLIYFGYPRAHEDDARRAVSSGLRILESLQRLNPKIMKKWGERLSVRIGIHTGLVVIGEMGVKNAPDPMAIVGATPNIAARLQSLAQPNTVIISAATQRLVKGFFECQQLEQQKLKGISDPIVIFQVLKESKAKSRFAVAEKSGLTPFVNRVAETALLSERWQESIAGHTRAVLLQGEAGMGKSRLVWEIKKNVAQNQDVWLTEIQGSPYYRNSAFYPITEFLKQATFNFSQDDTSAEKLEKIEQFMGQCSLPQGEYAPLFASLLAVPFEEQYPPLNLTPERQKQQTIEAMTAVCLALAKQQPVLLVIEDLHWMDASTLDAITYFLDHIRDHRLLILLTCRPEFTSSWHTYPHLHSLKLDSLGREEIQVMVEQTAQEKSLPQSLVQQIVQKTDGIPLFVEELTKTVLEADVNESPALNRSSDDNVALAIPTTLHDSLIERLDRLSVVKEVAQLGSTLGREFDYELLEEVSQWNQATLRNGLNQLVESGLLYQEGSPPFAKYQFKHALIQDAAYQSLVKIRRQAYHQRIAYTLERRRDDQGTIRPELLAYHFTEAGLLHIAIQYWLQAGQRDLEQAANSEAIAHLIRGLELLDGLSDNNERDGLELKIQLCLAPAFMAIKGWASVEVEQTCLRAKVLSLKTEDQQSQSKALWGLWTNYFLRGQMDEALEAGGEVWQRAQLADQPIMHEMACHAVGYTQFYRGEYVDAREVANEGLTRFEFEAEQHLVFETQLSSAVCIHMFLAGSLWMLGYPDELPKQVETAMELAQNLNHLPNKAYALGASLHQYHLTRNLPLVEEKSAELLDISRTEGFLLWIPVAMLFHGWSIAWQGKTQDGLQEMIEGLELFKNTGTSVIFPQVMGMLAEVYWLSERFEEAFQALEAGIQEATTRNEHHMEPELYRLKAEFLWQQFSQTQPILKASDVSIVKDCFKKATSLARKQNSIMLELRAVLGLGRFWLSQGSVNAARECTSEIYNRFTESLGTPDLSQVRIFLDELESSVSLEG
- a CDS encoding cob(I)yrinic acid a,c-diamide adenosyltransferase, whose translation is MARNGIGINTAQDRSERIVGQIHVYDGAGKGKSQAALGVVLRSIGLGIASAFPTRVLLLRFLKGPGRPYAEDAAIEALQRAFPHLIDQVRTGRAEFFGADDITKFDRQEAQRGWDIAKGAIASGLYSVVVLDELNPVLDLGLLDINDVVQSLRKKPDHLEVISTGRGTPQGLLNIADLHSEMKPHSHEGTRQGIEGIEIYTGSGKGKSTSALGKALQAIGRGISQDQSHRVLIMQWLKGGLGYTEDAAISAMQQSYPNLVDHQRCGRDAIVWRGQQQEIDYVEAERGWEIARAAIASGLYKTIILDELNPTVDLELLPEEPIMQAFLRKPRDTEIIITGRCQNPPAYFELASTHSEMVCHKHYAEKGVDLKRGVDF